The following proteins are encoded in a genomic region of Lytechinus variegatus isolate NC3 chromosome 7, Lvar_3.0, whole genome shotgun sequence:
- the LOC121418183 gene encoding CCAAT/enhancer-binding protein zeta-like — protein sequence MKTKNMKKKIKTKNFTTDVNQNDDEELSGLMSSIHDDGGEMETADIGDGEDIPASEINDVIRKLKLDRFKDISKPLTDKPSTKQDKTLKQKNKKPLQKKTEKKGKIQRVDKPVEEKSQSSKDSSASSTPPSSTTSPSKNKKKKKKKDKLKENQDQKKDKKLLTNADDRTTIREQKGKSSLGEKQSKILKVKGALTFELPKTSSMLLPTGVKWHSIQVGMKVGSSQVSSEGVVSSYMDYATKLYDQEVELHAAKKSSESGSQSRWMQTVAKSGALSDKVAALTLEVQGAPIHTPLSLDALLAMVRKKGRREALIGLDAAKRLFLEELLPSNRKLKTFAQHSFEELEKKCGTDRQSRDKQVLLWFFEDQLKQKYGSLIDLIEKMLQDTVSAIKAKALSCCYELIVNRPEEEKRLLRLIVNKVGDPDYKVASKAVHWLQKLVDVHSMMKIVVVQAVEELLFRPNINTKAQYYAVCFLNQLVLHPEEDQLATQLIIVYLSFFKACTKQKKIDNKMLSAVITGVHRAFPYSKEDEKVHEQLDTLLKVVHQTTFNTSIQALLLIKQVLDKRQSTMDRFYSALYRKLLDPHLSSSPRHAMFLNLLYQTLKSDDVINRVKAFVKRLLQVCSWQQPPFIAAVLVLVSELIKAKPSLGKLNSWNDDDEDEHFMDIEEEEDDDSESKRGTISHPEKSLTGSNERASWVHRPARPGEKQGIPVGYDPLARNPLHSHVDNAVMWELKVLSKHFHPSVALFAAQLLAGSLVFYTGNPLQDFTSGRFLDRFVYKNPKQKLIGKESVMQPKSRSYKPPAVRSIPVNSKGFTSLTEENVPIDEMFFHRFFSQKDQKDKKSKETKKADSQEKGDDEKKEEEENERITTNVSNESPDEIDSDASSVDDEEFDRILDEMEGNLEDDDEDIDFAGEFQKKTSSKKSKKRKAQDDGSSSDDDKDDDEEEDDDIGIDDGDDEEEIGESADLDGLDEEAFEMSDEDEEPTPVTSNKRKLKQNIKKNGKKQRKGAQELGDVTEQISSMIDENVGSKFDVGLNALANKDKADLKQLRWEMDRDRWVRGVDARSKARAKKLQKGPKAKGFRGRGRKHKR from the exons GTTCAAAGATATTTCGAAACCTTTGACAGATAAACCTTCCACAAAACAAGATAAGACATTGAAGCAGAAGAATAAAAAACCACTACAGAAGAAAACAGAGAAGAAAGGCAAAATTCAAAGAGTGGACAAACCAGTTGAAGAAAAATCTCAATCTTCAAAGGACAGTTCTGCATCAAGTACACCTCCATCCAGTACAACTTCACCTagcaaaaacaagaaaaagaagaagaaaaaggacaAACTGAAGGAAAATCAAGAtcagaaaaaagacaaaaaactTCTTACCAATGCTGATGATAGGACTACAATTagagaacagaaaggaaagagttCTCTTGGAGAAAAGCAAAGTAAAATTTTGAAGGTGAAAGGAGCTTTGACCTTTGAACTTCCAAAGACATCCTCGATGCTGCTTCCTACAGGCGTCAAATGGCATTCAATTCAg GTTGGCATGAAAGTAGGAAGCAGTCAGGTTTCATCAGAAGGAGTTGTCTCATCTTATATGGATTATGCTACCAAGCTATACGACCAGGAAGTCGAACTCCATGCCGCAA AGAAAAGCAGTGAGTCTGGTTCCCAGAGCAGATGGATGCAGACTGTTGCCAAGTCAGGGGCACTCTCAGACAAGGTCGCGGCTCTGACCCTTGAAGTGCAGGGAGCCCCCATCCACACACCCCTCAGCCTTGATGCCCTGCTGGCCATGGTGAGGAAGAAAGGGCGCCGGGAAGCTCTCATCGGGTTGGATGCCGCCAAGAGGCTGTTCCTTGAGGAgttgttgcctagcaacagaAAGTTAAAGACATTTGCACAG CACTCCTTTGAAGAGCTAGAGAAAAAGTGTGGCACGGATCGACAGAGCCGTGACAAACAAGTCTTATTATGGTTCTTTGAGGATCAACTGAAACAGAAATATGGATCACTCATAGATTTGATAGAG AAAATGCTTCAAGATACTGTCAGTGCAATCAAGGCTAAGGCTCTATCATGTTGCTATGAGTTAATAGTCAATAGACCAGAAGAAGAAAAG AGGTTACTGAGGTTAATTGTAAACAAGGTTGGAGATCCTGATTACAAGGTTGCTTCTAAAGCTGTTCACTGGTTGCAAAAATTAG TTGATGTTCATTCCATGATGAAGATTGTTGTTGTCCAGGCTGTCGAAGAGTTACTCTTTAGACCAAATATCAACACAAAAGCACA atATTATGCTGTATGTTTCTTAAATCAGCTTGTCTTACACCCAGAGGAGGATCAGCTTGCAACCCAACTCATCATTGTCTACTTATCATTCTTCAAG GCTTGTACCAAACAAAAGAAGATTGATAACAAGATGTTGTCTGCTGTCATAACTGGTGTACATCGAGCATTTCCTTATTCTAAAG AAGATGAGAAGGTCCACGAGCAGTTGGACACTCTTCTCAAGGTCGTTCATCAAACAACCTTCAACACCAGCATCCAGGCTCTCCTACTGATCAAGCAGGTCTTAGACAAAAG GCAGTCGACCATGGATCGTTTCTACTCAGCATTGTACCGTAAGCTTCTGGACCCTCACCTCTCGTCGTCTCCCCGTCATGCCATGTTCCTCAACCTTCTCTACCAAACACTCAAGagtgatgatgtcatcaacAGGGTCAAG GCTTTCGTGAAACGTCTACTCCAAGTTTGTAGCTGGCAGCAGCCTCCGTTTATAGCAGCGGTCCTAGTCCTGGTCTCAGAGCTCATCAAAGCTAAACCATCCCTAGGAAAGCTTAATTCATGGAATGAT gatgatgaggatgagcATTTCATGGatatagaagaagaagaagatgatgatagtGAATCAAAGAGGGGAACAATATCCCATCCTGAGAAATCCCTAACAGGTAGCAATGAAAGGGCATCTTGGGTACATAGACCAGCCAGACCAGGTGAAAAGCAAG GTATTCCCGTTGGATATGACCCCCTAGCTAGGAATCCACTTCATAGTCATGTAGATAATGCTGTCATGTGGGAACTCAAAGTG TTATCAAAACACTTCCATCCATCGGTAGCACTGTTTGCAGCTCAGCTCTTAGCTGGATCATTGGTCTTCTACACAGGAAATCCTCTCCAAGATTTCACTTCAGGTCGCTTTCTTGATAGATTCGTCTACAAGAACCCCAAGCAAAAGCTTATCG GCAAGGAATCTGTGATGCAACCCAAATCTAGGTCTTATAAACCACCAGCTGTCCGGAGTATCCCAGTTAACAGCAAAGGCTTCACGAGTCTTACAGAGGAAAATGTTCCTATTGATGAGATGTTTTTCCACAG ATTCTTTTCTCAGAAAGATCAAAAGGACAAGAAATCTAAAGAAACCAAGAAGGCAGATAGTCAAGAAAAGGGGGATGATGA aaagaaagaagaggaggagaatgAGAGGATAACAACCAATGTCAGTAACGAGTCTCCAGATGAAATCGACAGTGATGCTTCCAGTGTAGATGATGAAGAATTCGACAGGATACTTG ATGAGATGGAAGGTAATttggaggatgatgatgaagatattgacTTTGCTGG AGAATTCCAGAAGAAGACATCATCCAAGAAATCAAAGAAGAGGAAAGCACAGGATGATGGTTCTTCCTCAGATGATGacaaggatgatgatgaagaagaggatgatgatATTGGAAtagatgatggagatgatgaggaggagatTGGGGAGAGTGCAGACCTGGATGGTTTGGATGAGGAGGCCTTTGAGATGTCTGATGAAG ATGAGGAACCCACCCCTGTAACATCAAACAAGAGGAAACTAAAACAGAACATAAAGAAGAATGGCAAGAAACAAAGGAAAGGTGCACAAGAACTAGGTGATGTTACTGAACAG ATTTCAAGTATGATTGATGAAAATGTTGGCTCAAAGTTTGATGTTGGACTCAATGCTCTTGCCAACAAAGACAAAGCAG ACCTGAAGCAGCTCCGATGGGAGATGGATCGTGACCGATGGGTGAGAGGAGTGGATGCCAGGAGCAAGGCGAGGGCAAAGAAACTTCAGAAAGGACCAAAGGCCAAGGGTTTCAGGGGGAGGGGTAGGAAACACAAGAGATGA